The Bombus fervidus isolate BK054 chromosome 8, iyBomFerv1, whole genome shotgun sequence genome window below encodes:
- the Scrib gene encoding scribble planar cell polarity protein isoform X1 — protein sequence MFRCIPIFKGCNRQVEYIDKRHCSLPCVPDDILRYSRSLEELLLDANHIRDLPKNFFRLQKLRKLGLSDNEIHRLPPDIQNFENLVELDVSRNDIPDIPENIKNLRALQVADFSSNPIPRLPAGFVQLRNLTVLGLNDMSLTNLPPDFGSLEALQSLELRENLLKSLPESLSQLYKLERLDLGDNDIEVLPAHIGKLPALQELWLDHNQLQHLPPEIGELKTLACLDVSENRLEDLPEEIGGLESLTDLHLSQNVIEKLPDGLGELQKLTILKVDQNRLSTLNSNIGRCENLQELILTENFLLELPVTIGKLHNLNNLNVDRNSLQSLPTEIGNLKQLGVLSLRDNKLQYLPVEVGQCTALHVLDVSGNRLQYLPYSLINLNLKAVWLSKNQAQPMLTFQTDVDEETGQEVLICFLLPQLEIHPDDSGRIGMLGGMRNVIQDGEIRELGSSDDEGWQEKEASRTHSVKFTDEPPETDKETPFVRQNTPHPKELKAKAHKLFSKGKNDSRSASTDEQDVSQTFGLDKTETDISTKSNDLTTETIEQESLQPESIENAQKETIPGIAADNADFQSNNEPEIVSNQYITESNTDVRTEGSISESKDINDKDEEESENEETQRHVEFSIVEGTDYDGSGDSNRPNRLHRRDTPHHLKNKRIHTAIDKEKVASIIAQALTKKNDEISTSTSAPAEPTENFDAQSQGAISDAEPTIEVREEQYEIHIERTTGGLGLSIAGGIGSTPFKGDDEGIFISRVTEGGPADLAGLKVEDKVLSVNGVSVVNVGHYDAVEVLKACGRVLVLVVQREVTRIVPPYEQVSSRKDSACSSLSTSRAPSATSHVSSTGLPHNLENGDALPHDAIKSKKIPEPISSTKAGNEPMVSVLVHTTLIRDQNGLGFSIAGGEGSPPFKDNSDAIYISRITDGGVAQKDGKLLVGDKVISINGVEMRGAKHEQAVALLTGLERFVRLVVEREIPLSQANAATVVTPSEKSPRVIGAPRPYTGLYNANSYIANRPGYTGYRRSIDADRTLSPSPTSKTPPPMKIETTELPKMNGVTESGNIKNVSSISPSPTNSQPHPQPAPRHSISQPTITPTTTTSSTPTSSTEPRSTSPQEDIQVPKPITNEEFQAMIPAHFLRPPTSSPSPDSHQGPIVTVTIKQPDNLPGDVNFPPAPTTLGKVTETITKSTLTETVVTRVTENQLVPPVIIEDVILVKEGSLGFSIIGGTDHSCTPFGAKEPGIFISHVVPGGIAAKSGKLRMGDRILKVNGTDVTKATHQEAVMELLRPGDQIVLTVQHDPLPENYQLVEIEYIPVTELVITKEPGEKLGMHIKGGLRGQKGNPLDHTDEGVFISKINSGGAAKRDGRLKVGMRLLEVNGTSLLGATHQEAVNILRCSGNTITLVVCKGYDKSEIEPVLPLSDGRDSKESRTSKELKDPAAEGTKSLSQSISSLDRDDEEAATLRQEQEMKAELVAWEQEERERALLEHREKSTPEKVLDVVRAAESLVSKSSSPVDMVVPPKSPGGTKDLKTTTIVMSKHTLAPQNTNSLSKERDGTSVDNPSPQSPVSTFTSSMNFDRTTAVQSLPSPKKKRSIPKHSITFADLPPSSRKEPINYPTSTNEYPSSLHDNRYISDPQITSYKKVYQNPIQTTQYSSRSKLPPTPLTAPPSMGDYGTSVPFDKRQNARSVGGSNQVELSPTPSPTPPLVKMSVSDKKKLFESAMEEHLKPSPKPEKVFSFLSQDEVEKMKQEEEKKIATLTRDELKSWAQLDENEGLEDLEETLEDQDNQRPNSRLSSRSSIPLLQNLPSSVRTAKAERRLKERLIQEGIISDEDEESHLSPAEQRALRAEKRAAWRQARLKSLEQDAIQAQMVIKKMSEMMDTTNKADPTQDSTDAVTAVIAVPETEKTADFTTLRPSSADFPKLAVRSKVGPPKEIRESEKVVDEKVTRRTEEYVDEVTGERRVRTVEYVEKLIERQVETLREKIISLELSNAEDEVESIIGTGASDAESESEEITGQPSNMNTMQEKTETIIPTSATEDAAPKISANTILVSKKKKRKRSKKGRH from the exons ATATACCAGACATTCCTGAGAACATCAAGAATTTACGGGCACTTCAGGTGGCGGATTTCAGCAGTAATCCAATTCCAAG ACTTCCAGCAGGGTTCGTGCAATTAAGAAACTTAACTGTTTTGGGACTCAATGATATGTCCCTTACGAATCTACCGCCTGATTTCGGAAG CTTGGAGGCGTTGCAGTCATTGGAGTTGAGGGAAAATTTGCTCAAATCCTTGCCGGAATCGCTTTCCCAACTTTATAAATTGGAGCGGCTGGATCTTGGTGACAATGACATTGAAGTTTTA CCAGCACATATAGGAAAATTACCAGCATTACAAGAATTGTGGTTGGATCATAATCAGTTGCAACATTTACCACCGGAAATCGGAGAATTGAAAACGTTAGCATGCCTGGACGTATCTGAAAACCGTCTGGAAGATCTTCCGGAAGAAATAGGAGGTTTAGAATCTTTAACAGATTTACATTTATCGCAAAAtgttattgaaaaattgcCTGATGGTCTTGGAGAATTACAGAAACTTACTATACTCAAAGTCGATCAAAATAGGCTTTCTACTCTAAATTCAAATATAGGCAG GTGTGAGAACTTACAAGAATTAATTCTTACggaaaattttcttctcgaACTGCCTGTAACTATAGGAAAACTTCATAATCTAAACAATTTAAATGTAGATAGAAATAGTTTGCAGTCGCTTCCTACGGAAATTG gaaatttaaaacaattggGTGTACTGTCTTTAAGAGATAACAAACTGCAGTATCTTCCTGTCGAAGTTGGACAATGTACAGCTCTTCATGTGTTGGATGTCTCAGGCAAtag ATTACAGTACTTGCCATATTCCTTGATCAATTTGAACTTAAAGGCAGTATGGTTAAGTAAGAATCAAGCACAACCAATGCTTACTTTTCAGACAGACGTTGATGAGGAAACAGGGCAAGAAgtattaatttgttttcttttgcCACAATTGGAAATCCATCCAGATG ATTCGGGAAGAATTGGTATGCTTGGTGGTATGAGAAATGTTATTCAAGATGGCGAAATACGTGAGCTTGGTAGTAGCGATGATGAAGGCTGGCAAGAAAAAGAAGCGTCGCGAACGCATTCCGTGAAATTTACGGATGAACCTCCGGAAACTGATAAGGAG ACACCATTCGTACGACAAAATACCCCTCATCCAAAAGAATTAAAAGCAAAAGCTCATAAATTATTTAGTAAAGGAAAAAATGACAGCCGATCAGCATCTACAGATGAGCag GATGTTTCTCAAACATTTGGTTTGGATAAAACCGAGACTGATATTTCAACAAAGTCCAACGATTTGACTACAGAGACTATAGAGCAAGAATCGTTACAACCTGAATCTATAGAAAATGCACAAAAAGAAACCATACCTGGAATAGCGGCTGATAATGCAGATTTTCAGTCCAACAATGAACCAGAAATAGTTTCTAATCAATATATCACAGAATCTAatact gaTGTGAGGACTGAAGGTTCAATATCTGAAtcaaaagatataaatgaCAAAGATGAGGAAGAAtctgaaaatgaagaaacacAAAGACATGTCGAATTTTCTATCGTAGAAGGTACTGATTATGATGGTAGTGGTGATTCAAATAGACCAAATAGACTCCATCGTAGAGATACTCCACATCacttgaaaaataaacgaatccACACAGCAAtagataaagaaaaagtagCTTCCATTATTGCGCAG GCACttacgaagaaaaatgacgaaaTCTCCACATCCACGTCAGCACCTGCAGAACCCACAGAAAATTTTGACGCTCAAAGTCAAG GTGCGATTTCTGATGCTGAGCCGACGATAGAAGTGCGAGAGGAACAATACGAAATTCATATCGAAAGAACGACAGGTGGTCTTGGATTATCAATAGCTGGTGGAATTGGTTCAACCCCTTTTAAGGGTGATGATGAAGGCATTTTTATTTCCAGAGTCACAGAAG GTGGACCTGCAGACTTAGCAGGTTTAAAAGTGGAGGATAAAGTATTGTCTGTAAATGGTGTTTCAGTAGTAAACGTAGGTCATTATGATGCTGTGGAAGTTTTGAAAGCTTGTGGACGTGTCCTTGTATTAGTGGTTCAAAGAGAAGTTACGAGGATAGTGCCACCATATGAACAG GTATCGTCGAGAAAAGACTCAGCGTGCTCTAGTTTAAGTACCAGTAGAGCTCCAAGTGCGACGTCTCATGTTTCATCTACAGGTTTACCgcataatttagaaaatggtGATGCTTTACCTCATGATGCTAttaag TCTAAGAAAATCCCTGAACCTATATCATCAACAAAGGCGGGCAATGAACCAATGGTATCTGTTCTGGTTCACACGACATTAATACGGGACCAAAATGGGCTTGGATTTAGTATTGCCGGTGGAGAGGGTTCTCCACCATTCAAAGACAATAGCGAT gcgatatatatttcaagaatAACCGATGGTGGTGTGGCACAAAAAGATGGCAAATTATTAGTTGGAGACAAAGTAATATCT attaaTGGAGTTGAAATGAGAGGAGCCAAACATGAGCAAGCAGTTGCTTTATTAACAGGTTTGGAAAGATTCGTTCGATTAGTGGTCGAACGTGAAATTCCACTTTCGCAAGCAAATGCAGCCACAGTTGTAACACCTTCAGAAAAGTCACCACGAGTGATCGGTGCACCTAGACCATATACAGGATTATATAACGCCAATAGTTATATAGCAAATAGACCGGGTTACACCGGTTATCGACGTTCTATCGATGCTGATAGGACTCTATCGCCAAGTCCTACTTCGAAAACGCCTCCGCCTATGAAAATTGAAACTACTGAGCTACCGAAAATGAATGGTGTTACAGAATCAGGAAATATTAAGAACGTTTCTTCGATATCACCAAGTCCAACAAATAGCCAACCACATCCACAACCTGCCCCCAGGCATAGCATTTCGCAACCTACAATTACACCCACGACAACTACAAGCTCAACGCCCACATCTTCTACAGAACCTAGGTCAACCTCACCCCAGGAAGACATACAGGTACCGAAGCCTATCACCAACGAAGAATTTCAAGCCATGATACCTGCTCATTTCCTTCGTCCCCCTACTTCCTCACCATCACCAGATTCCCATCAAGGCCCTATCGTGACAGTGACAATAAAGCAGCCTGATAATCTACCTGGAGACGTCAATTTTCCTCCGGCTCCTACCACACTTGGTAAAGTTACTGAGACCATCACAAAGAGCACTCTCACCGAGACCGTCGTAACTAGGGTGACTGAAAATCAATTGGTACCACCAGTAATTATTGAG gaTGTAATTCTTGTAAAAGAAGGATCCCTAGGATTCAGTATTATTGGCGGTACAGATCATTCGTGTACTCCATTTGGTGCAAAAGAGCctggaatttttatatctcat GTTGTGCCTGGTGGTATAGCTGCAAAATCTGGTAAATTGAGAATGGGTGATAGGATACTAAAGGTAAATGGTACTGATGTAACAAAAGCTACTCATCAAGAGGCTGTGATGGAACTTTTGCGACCAGGCGATCAAATAGTGCTTACTGTCCAACATGATCCACTACCAGAAAATTATCAG CTGGTCGAAATAGAGTACATCCCTGTGACA GAATTAGTTATTACAAAAGAACCAGGCGAAAAATTGGGCATGCACATTAAAGGAGGACTTCGAGGACAAAAAGGAAATCCCCTTGATCATACAGATGAAGGGGTGTTTATATCCAAAATCAATTCAGGTGGTGCAGCTAAAAGAGATGGAAGACTGAAG gTTGGAATGAGACTACTAGAAGTCAATGGGACGTCGCTGTTAGGTGCGACTCATCAAGAAGCAGTAAATATATTACGGTGTTCAGGAAACACAATTACGTTAGTAGTTTGTAAAGGATATGATAAAAGTGAAATTGAACCAGTATTACCATTATCCGATGGTAGAGATTCTAAAGAATCTAGGACATCCAAGGAATTGAAGGATCCTGCAGCAGAGGGTACTAAATCATTATCGCAAAGTATATCTAGTTTGGATCGCGATGATGAAGAAGCAGCAACTCTCAGACAAGAGCAAGAAATGAAAGCTGAACTTGTAGCATGGGaacaagaagaaagagaacgtGCTTTGCTTGAACATAGAGAAAAATCTACCCCTGAAAAA GTATTAGATGTAGTAAGAGCAGCCGAATCATTAGTAAGCAAATCAAGTAGTCCGGTTGATATGGTTGTACCACCAAAGTCACCTGGTGGTACAAAAGATCTCAAAACAACCACTATTGTGATGAGCAAACACACTTTAGCACCTCAAAATACAAAT TCACTGAGCAAAGAGAGAGATGGAACATCAGTGGACAATCCATCGCCACAATCTCCGGTCTCTACTTTTACTTCATCAATGAATTTTGATCGCACTACTGCTGTCCAAAGCTTGCCCTCTCCAAAGAAAAAACGTTCCATACCGAAACATAGTATTACATTCGCTGATCTTCCTCCCAGTTCTAGAAAAGAACCAATTAATTATCCAACTTCAACAAATGAATATCCTTCATCTTTGCATGATAATAGATATATTTCTGATCCTCAAATTACTTCTTATAAGAAAGTCTATCAAAATCCTATCCAAACTACTCAGTACTCATCTCGTTCCAAACTTCCTCCTACTCCTTTGACTGCTCCTCCATCCATGGGAGATTATGGCACTTCAGTCCCTTTTGATAAACGACAGAACGCACGCTCTGTTGGTGGGAGTAATCAGGTTGAG cTTTCACCAACACCATCACCAACACCACCTTTAGTGAAGATGTCAGTTagtgataaaaagaaattgtttgaaaGTGCCATGGAGGAACATTTGAAACCTTCCCCTAAGCCAg AAAAAGTATTCAGTTTTCTAAGTCAAGATGAAgttgaaaaaatgaaacaagaaGAAG AAAAAAAGATAGCTACTCTAACGCGTGATGAATTAAAATCATGGGCTCAACTCGATGAAAACGAAGGCTTGGAAGATTTAGAGGAAACATTAGAAGATCAGGATAACCAGCGACCTAA TAGCCGACTGAGTTCGCGAAGTTCGATCCCCCTTCTGCAGAATCTTCCAAGCAGTGTAAGGACAGCAAAAGCAGAACGTCGCTTGAAAGAGAGACTGATACAGGAg GGTATAATTTCTGATGAAGATGAAGAAAGTCATTTGAGTCCTGCTGAACAAAGAGCACTAAGAGCAGAGAAGCGTGCAGCATGGAGACAAGCACGTTTAAAATCTCTGGAACag GATGCTATTCAAGCACAGATGGTAATTAAGAAAATGAGTGAAATGATGGATACTACAAATAAGGCAGATCCTACGCAGGATTCTACAGATGCTGTTACTGCTGTTATTGCTGTTCCTGAAACAGAAAAGACAGCCGAT TTCACTACGTTACGGCCGTCTAGTGCAGATTTTCCCAAACTTGCTGTACGCAGCAAGGTGGGTCCCCCTAAAGAGATACGCGAATCCGAGAAAGTAGTGGACGAGAAGGTCACTCGACGTACCGAGGAATACGTGGATGAGGTGACGGGTGAACGGCGTGTCCGTACAGTCGAATACGTCGAGAAGCTCATTGAGCGACAG
- the Scrib gene encoding scribble planar cell polarity protein isoform X6: MFRCIPIFKGCNRQVEYIDKRHCSLPCVPDDILRYSRSLEELLLDANHIRDLPKNFFRLQKLRKLGLSDNEIHRLPPDIQNFENLVELDVSRNDIPDIPENIKNLRALQVADFSSNPIPRLPAGFVQLRNLTVLGLNDMSLTNLPPDFGSLEALQSLELRENLLKSLPESLSQLYKLERLDLGDNDIEVLPAHIGKLPALQELWLDHNQLQHLPPEIGELKTLACLDVSENRLEDLPEEIGGLESLTDLHLSQNVIEKLPDGLGELQKLTILKVDQNRLSTLNSNIGRCENLQELILTENFLLELPVTIGKLHNLNNLNVDRNSLQSLPTEIGNLKQLGVLSLRDNKLQYLPVEVGQCTALHVLDVSGNRLQYLPYSLINLNLKAVWLSKNQAQPMLTFQTDVDEETGQEVLICFLLPQLEIHPDDSGRIGMLGGMRNVIQDGEIRELGSSDDEGWQEKEASRTHSVKFTDEPPETDKETPFVRQNTPHPKELKAKAHKLFSKGKNDSRSASTDEQDVSQTFGLDKTETDISTKSNDLTTETIEQESLQPESIENAQKETIPGIAADNADFQSNNEPEIVSNQYITESNTDVRTEGSISESKDINDKDEEESENEETQRHVEFSIVEGTDYDGSGDSNRPNRLHRRDTPHHLKNKRIHTAIDKEKVASIIAQALTKKNDEISTSTSAPAEPTENFDAQSQGAISDAEPTIEVREEQYEIHIERTTGGLGLSIAGGIGSTPFKGDDEGIFISRVTEGGPADLAGLKVEDKVLSVNGVSVVNVGHYDAVEVLKACGRVLVLVVQREVTRIVPPYEQVSSRKDSACSSLSTSRAPSATSHVSSTGLPHNLENGDALPHDAIKSKKIPEPISSTKAGNEPMVSVLVHTTLIRDQNGLGFSIAGGEGSPPFKDNSDAIYISRITDGGVAQKDGKLLVGDKVISINGVEMRGAKHEQAVALLTGLERFVRLVVEREIPLSQANAATVVTPSEKSPRVIGAPRPYTGLYNANSYIANRPGYTGYRRSIDADRTLSPSPTSKTPPPMKIETTELPKMNGVTESGNIKNVSSISPSPTNSQPHPQPAPRHSISQPTITPTTTTSSTPTSSTEPRSTSPQEDIQVPKPITNEEFQAMIPAHFLRPPTSSPSPDSHQGPIVTVTIKQPDNLPGDVNFPPAPTTLGKVTETITKSTLTETVVTRVTENQLVPPVIIEDVILVKEGSLGFSIIGGTDHSCTPFGAKEPGIFISHVVPGGIAAKSGKLRMGDRILKVNGTDVTKATHQEAVMELLRPGDQIVLTVQHDPLPENYQLVEIEYIPVTELVITKEPGEKLGMHIKGGLRGQKGNPLDHTDEGVFISKINSGGAAKRDGRLKVGMRLLEVNGTSLLGATHQEAVNILRCSGNTITLVVCKGYDKSEIEPVLPLSDGRDSKESRTSKELKDPAAEGTKSLSQSISSLDRDDEEAATLRQEQEMKAELVAWEQEERERALLEHREKSTPEKVLDVVRAAESLVSKSSSPVDMVVPPKSPGGTKDLKTTTIVMSKHTLAPQNTNSLSKERDGTSVDNPSPQSPVSTFTSSMNFDRTTAVQSLPSPKKKRSIPKHSITFADLPPSSRKEPINYPTSTNEYPSSLHDNRYISDPQITSYKKVYQNPIQTTQYSSRSKLPPTPLTAPPSMGDYGTSVPFDKRQNARSVGGSNQVELSPTPSPTPPLVKMSVSDKKKLFESAMEEHLKPSPKPEKVFSFLSQDEVEKMKQEEEKKIATLTRDELKSWAQLDENEGLEDLEETLEDQDNQRPKLKLYEKKLYHWN; encoded by the exons ATATACCAGACATTCCTGAGAACATCAAGAATTTACGGGCACTTCAGGTGGCGGATTTCAGCAGTAATCCAATTCCAAG ACTTCCAGCAGGGTTCGTGCAATTAAGAAACTTAACTGTTTTGGGACTCAATGATATGTCCCTTACGAATCTACCGCCTGATTTCGGAAG CTTGGAGGCGTTGCAGTCATTGGAGTTGAGGGAAAATTTGCTCAAATCCTTGCCGGAATCGCTTTCCCAACTTTATAAATTGGAGCGGCTGGATCTTGGTGACAATGACATTGAAGTTTTA CCAGCACATATAGGAAAATTACCAGCATTACAAGAATTGTGGTTGGATCATAATCAGTTGCAACATTTACCACCGGAAATCGGAGAATTGAAAACGTTAGCATGCCTGGACGTATCTGAAAACCGTCTGGAAGATCTTCCGGAAGAAATAGGAGGTTTAGAATCTTTAACAGATTTACATTTATCGCAAAAtgttattgaaaaattgcCTGATGGTCTTGGAGAATTACAGAAACTTACTATACTCAAAGTCGATCAAAATAGGCTTTCTACTCTAAATTCAAATATAGGCAG GTGTGAGAACTTACAAGAATTAATTCTTACggaaaattttcttctcgaACTGCCTGTAACTATAGGAAAACTTCATAATCTAAACAATTTAAATGTAGATAGAAATAGTTTGCAGTCGCTTCCTACGGAAATTG gaaatttaaaacaattggGTGTACTGTCTTTAAGAGATAACAAACTGCAGTATCTTCCTGTCGAAGTTGGACAATGTACAGCTCTTCATGTGTTGGATGTCTCAGGCAAtag ATTACAGTACTTGCCATATTCCTTGATCAATTTGAACTTAAAGGCAGTATGGTTAAGTAAGAATCAAGCACAACCAATGCTTACTTTTCAGACAGACGTTGATGAGGAAACAGGGCAAGAAgtattaatttgttttcttttgcCACAATTGGAAATCCATCCAGATG ATTCGGGAAGAATTGGTATGCTTGGTGGTATGAGAAATGTTATTCAAGATGGCGAAATACGTGAGCTTGGTAGTAGCGATGATGAAGGCTGGCAAGAAAAAGAAGCGTCGCGAACGCATTCCGTGAAATTTACGGATGAACCTCCGGAAACTGATAAGGAG ACACCATTCGTACGACAAAATACCCCTCATCCAAAAGAATTAAAAGCAAAAGCTCATAAATTATTTAGTAAAGGAAAAAATGACAGCCGATCAGCATCTACAGATGAGCag GATGTTTCTCAAACATTTGGTTTGGATAAAACCGAGACTGATATTTCAACAAAGTCCAACGATTTGACTACAGAGACTATAGAGCAAGAATCGTTACAACCTGAATCTATAGAAAATGCACAAAAAGAAACCATACCTGGAATAGCGGCTGATAATGCAGATTTTCAGTCCAACAATGAACCAGAAATAGTTTCTAATCAATATATCACAGAATCTAatact gaTGTGAGGACTGAAGGTTCAATATCTGAAtcaaaagatataaatgaCAAAGATGAGGAAGAAtctgaaaatgaagaaacacAAAGACATGTCGAATTTTCTATCGTAGAAGGTACTGATTATGATGGTAGTGGTGATTCAAATAGACCAAATAGACTCCATCGTAGAGATACTCCACATCacttgaaaaataaacgaatccACACAGCAAtagataaagaaaaagtagCTTCCATTATTGCGCAG GCACttacgaagaaaaatgacgaaaTCTCCACATCCACGTCAGCACCTGCAGAACCCACAGAAAATTTTGACGCTCAAAGTCAAG GTGCGATTTCTGATGCTGAGCCGACGATAGAAGTGCGAGAGGAACAATACGAAATTCATATCGAAAGAACGACAGGTGGTCTTGGATTATCAATAGCTGGTGGAATTGGTTCAACCCCTTTTAAGGGTGATGATGAAGGCATTTTTATTTCCAGAGTCACAGAAG GTGGACCTGCAGACTTAGCAGGTTTAAAAGTGGAGGATAAAGTATTGTCTGTAAATGGTGTTTCAGTAGTAAACGTAGGTCATTATGATGCTGTGGAAGTTTTGAAAGCTTGTGGACGTGTCCTTGTATTAGTGGTTCAAAGAGAAGTTACGAGGATAGTGCCACCATATGAACAG GTATCGTCGAGAAAAGACTCAGCGTGCTCTAGTTTAAGTACCAGTAGAGCTCCAAGTGCGACGTCTCATGTTTCATCTACAGGTTTACCgcataatttagaaaatggtGATGCTTTACCTCATGATGCTAttaag TCTAAGAAAATCCCTGAACCTATATCATCAACAAAGGCGGGCAATGAACCAATGGTATCTGTTCTGGTTCACACGACATTAATACGGGACCAAAATGGGCTTGGATTTAGTATTGCCGGTGGAGAGGGTTCTCCACCATTCAAAGACAATAGCGAT gcgatatatatttcaagaatAACCGATGGTGGTGTGGCACAAAAAGATGGCAAATTATTAGTTGGAGACAAAGTAATATCT attaaTGGAGTTGAAATGAGAGGAGCCAAACATGAGCAAGCAGTTGCTTTATTAACAGGTTTGGAAAGATTCGTTCGATTAGTGGTCGAACGTGAAATTCCACTTTCGCAAGCAAATGCAGCCACAGTTGTAACACCTTCAGAAAAGTCACCACGAGTGATCGGTGCACCTAGACCATATACAGGATTATATAACGCCAATAGTTATATAGCAAATAGACCGGGTTACACCGGTTATCGACGTTCTATCGATGCTGATAGGACTCTATCGCCAAGTCCTACTTCGAAAACGCCTCCGCCTATGAAAATTGAAACTACTGAGCTACCGAAAATGAATGGTGTTACAGAATCAGGAAATATTAAGAACGTTTCTTCGATATCACCAAGTCCAACAAATAGCCAACCACATCCACAACCTGCCCCCAGGCATAGCATTTCGCAACCTACAATTACACCCACGACAACTACAAGCTCAACGCCCACATCTTCTACAGAACCTAGGTCAACCTCACCCCAGGAAGACATACAGGTACCGAAGCCTATCACCAACGAAGAATTTCAAGCCATGATACCTGCTCATTTCCTTCGTCCCCCTACTTCCTCACCATCACCAGATTCCCATCAAGGCCCTATCGTGACAGTGACAATAAAGCAGCCTGATAATCTACCTGGAGACGTCAATTTTCCTCCGGCTCCTACCACACTTGGTAAAGTTACTGAGACCATCACAAAGAGCACTCTCACCGAGACCGTCGTAACTAGGGTGACTGAAAATCAATTGGTACCACCAGTAATTATTGAG gaTGTAATTCTTGTAAAAGAAGGATCCCTAGGATTCAGTATTATTGGCGGTACAGATCATTCGTGTACTCCATTTGGTGCAAAAGAGCctggaatttttatatctcat GTTGTGCCTGGTGGTATAGCTGCAAAATCTGGTAAATTGAGAATGGGTGATAGGATACTAAAGGTAAATGGTACTGATGTAACAAAAGCTACTCATCAAGAGGCTGTGATGGAACTTTTGCGACCAGGCGATCAAATAGTGCTTACTGTCCAACATGATCCACTACCAGAAAATTATCAG CTGGTCGAAATAGAGTACATCCCTGTGACA GAATTAGTTATTACAAAAGAACCAGGCGAAAAATTGGGCATGCACATTAAAGGAGGACTTCGAGGACAAAAAGGAAATCCCCTTGATCATACAGATGAAGGGGTGTTTATATCCAAAATCAATTCAGGTGGTGCAGCTAAAAGAGATGGAAGACTGAAG gTTGGAATGAGACTACTAGAAGTCAATGGGACGTCGCTGTTAGGTGCGACTCATCAAGAAGCAGTAAATATATTACGGTGTTCAGGAAACACAATTACGTTAGTAGTTTGTAAAGGATATGATAAAAGTGAAATTGAACCAGTATTACCATTATCCGATGGTAGAGATTCTAAAGAATCTAGGACATCCAAGGAATTGAAGGATCCTGCAGCAGAGGGTACTAAATCATTATCGCAAAGTATATCTAGTTTGGATCGCGATGATGAAGAAGCAGCAACTCTCAGACAAGAGCAAGAAATGAAAGCTGAACTTGTAGCATGGGaacaagaagaaagagaacgtGCTTTGCTTGAACATAGAGAAAAATCTACCCCTGAAAAA GTATTAGATGTAGTAAGAGCAGCCGAATCATTAGTAAGCAAATCAAGTAGTCCGGTTGATATGGTTGTACCACCAAAGTCACCTGGTGGTACAAAAGATCTCAAAACAACCACTATTGTGATGAGCAAACACACTTTAGCACCTCAAAATACAAAT TCACTGAGCAAAGAGAGAGATGGAACATCAGTGGACAATCCATCGCCACAATCTCCGGTCTCTACTTTTACTTCATCAATGAATTTTGATCGCACTACTGCTGTCCAAAGCTTGCCCTCTCCAAAGAAAAAACGTTCCATACCGAAACATAGTATTACATTCGCTGATCTTCCTCCCAGTTCTAGAAAAGAACCAATTAATTATCCAACTTCAACAAATGAATATCCTTCATCTTTGCATGATAATAGATATATTTCTGATCCTCAAATTACTTCTTATAAGAAAGTCTATCAAAATCCTATCCAAACTACTCAGTACTCATCTCGTTCCAAACTTCCTCCTACTCCTTTGACTGCTCCTCCATCCATGGGAGATTATGGCACTTCAGTCCCTTTTGATAAACGACAGAACGCACGCTCTGTTGGTGGGAGTAATCAGGTTGAG cTTTCACCAACACCATCACCAACACCACCTTTAGTGAAGATGTCAGTTagtgataaaaagaaattgtttgaaaGTGCCATGGAGGAACATTTGAAACCTTCCCCTAAGCCAg AAAAAGTATTCAGTTTTCTAAGTCAAGATGAAgttgaaaaaatgaaacaagaaGAAG AAAAAAAGATAGCTACTCTAACGCGTGATGAATTAAAATCATGGGCTCAACTCGATGAAAACGAAGGCTTGGAAGATTTAGAGGAAACATTAGAAGATCAGGATAACCAGCGACCTAA